From the Mustelus asterias chromosome 14, sMusAst1.hap1.1, whole genome shotgun sequence genome, one window contains:
- the LOC144503819 gene encoding gamma-crystallin S-1-like isoform X1 — MGKVIFYEDRNFQGRHYECSTDCADLSPYFSRCNSIRVESDWWVMYEKPNYMGYQYVLSRGEYPDYQRWMGFNDCIKSCRSYPHYRGGNYRMKIYERPDFGGQMMEFMDDCPSVYDRFRYRDINSCHVMDGYWIFYEQPNYRGRQYFMRPGEYRRYSDWGGYNSTIGSFRRMRDF; from the exons ATGGGAAAG GTCATCTTTTACGAGGACAGGAACTTCCAGGGTCGGCACTATGAGTGCAGCACTGACTGTGCCGACCTGTCCCCTTACTTCAGCCGCTGTAACTCCATCCGTGTGGAGAGTGACTGGTGGGTGATGTATGAGAAACCCAATTACATGGGATACCAGTATGTTCTGAGCAGGGGAGAATATCCTGACTACCAGCGCTGGATGGGATTCAATGACTGCATCAAGTCATGTCGCTCCTACCCACAC TACCGAGGTGGAAACTACAGAATGAAGATTTATGAGAGGCCTGACTTTGGGggacagatgatggaattcaTGGATGACTGTCCCTCTGTCTACGATCGTTTCCGTTACCGTGACATTAACTCCTGCCATGTGATGGACGGTTACTGGATCTTCTATGAACAGCCCAACTACAGAGGCCGACAGTACTTCATGAGACCCGGTGAATACAGGAGATACAGTGACTGGGGCGGCTACAACTCAACTATCGGATCTTTCAGACGCATGAGGGATTTCTAA
- the LOC144503819 gene encoding gamma-crystallin S-1-like isoform X2, which translates to MGKVIFYEDRNFQGRHYECSTDCADLSPYFSRCNSIRVESDWWVMYEKPNYMGYQYVLSRGEYPDYQRWMGFNDCIKSCRSYPHVSGNYRMKIYERPDFGGQMMEFMDDCPSVYDRFRYRDINSCHVMDGYWIFYEQPNYRGRQYFMRPGEYRRYSDWGGYNSTIGSFRRMRDF; encoded by the exons ATGGGAAAG GTCATCTTTTACGAGGACAGGAACTTCCAGGGTCGGCACTATGAGTGCAGCACTGACTGTGCCGACCTGTCCCCTTACTTCAGCCGCTGTAACTCCATCCGTGTGGAGAGTGACTGGTGGGTGATGTATGAGAAACCCAATTACATGGGATACCAGTATGTTCTGAGCAGGGGAGAATATCCTGACTACCAGCGCTGGATGGGATTCAATGACTGCATCAAGTCATGTCGCTCCTACCCACACGTGA GTGGAAACTACAGAATGAAGATTTATGAGAGGCCTGACTTTGGGggacagatgatggaattcaTGGATGACTGTCCCTCTGTCTACGATCGTTTCCGTTACCGTGACATTAACTCCTGCCATGTGATGGACGGTTACTGGATCTTCTATGAACAGCCCAACTACAGAGGCCGACAGTACTTCATGAGACCCGGTGAATACAGGAGATACAGTGACTGGGGCGGCTACAACTCAACTATCGGATCTTTCAGACGCATGAGGGATTTCTAA